In Streptomyces sp. NBC_00483, a single window of DNA contains:
- a CDS encoding 2Fe-2S iron-sulfur cluster-binding protein, whose amino-acid sequence MNPKQHASPPDLPDPPHRLTTVEELESTIGRPAAMITRKQVRALDEGSRAVLARCPVAAFGYRDASGAARTTFVGGAPGFAHVHSPTEISFAVPGPEVARGPVSAFFLLPGVGEVLRVNGTAAGRRGGEVFVEVAEAYVHCAQAVIRSRLWEAPAAAATTEPVAGEGPLAGPGVADFLAAAPFLALSSWDTDGGSDTSPRGERQPVARILDGRRLVIADRRGNKRADTLHNLLQDDRLSLAALVPGRSGVLHVRGRGAITDDLALRETMALRGVPPHLALVIDVEHAEVTGNAAVADARLWDPGRAESGEAPDMMALGSAHLAANSAESGRGSAWLIKAFAAIPGVSRLMRKVMDRGYRFALQKEGYEEVRIPAGTRTGEPARPSEADGALRQVRVAEVRQETPTARTLVLRDASEEERPFDFRPGQFFTLIVDVAGHPVRRAYSASSAPGATHLDVTVKQVDGGHFSTHVHRDLRVGDRLAVRGPSGTFHTRDEPQRHLVLIAAGSGITPMMSMIRSRLADPAGDGRIALLYSSRTHEEFIFADELARLEKEHPERFTVTHVLTRRDGRLDARGVRHWVTTEAARALPDGAHHYLCGPEALMDTVQGVMRELGVPDERVHQERFTAAATPAAVAGPQQMRVEEGGAPVGATIVEPGQTLLDAGLAARLPMPYSCTVGNCGDCAVRLRDGDVTQAEPNCLTPEQRADGYVLACVSCPLSNVTLDIGPQPPLA is encoded by the coding sequence GTGAACCCCAAGCAGCACGCGTCCCCGCCGGACCTGCCCGACCCGCCCCACCGGCTCACCACCGTCGAGGAGCTGGAGTCGACCATCGGCCGGCCGGCCGCGATGATCACCCGCAAGCAGGTCCGCGCGCTGGACGAGGGCAGTCGCGCGGTGCTGGCCCGCTGCCCGGTCGCCGCCTTCGGCTACCGCGATGCCTCGGGCGCCGCGCGGACCACGTTCGTCGGCGGTGCGCCCGGCTTCGCACACGTCCACTCCCCGACGGAGATCTCCTTCGCCGTGCCAGGACCGGAGGTCGCCCGTGGCCCGGTCTCGGCGTTCTTTCTGCTGCCGGGCGTGGGTGAGGTGTTGCGCGTCAACGGCACAGCGGCAGGCCGCCGAGGCGGAGAGGTGTTCGTGGAGGTCGCCGAGGCGTACGTGCACTGCGCGCAGGCCGTCATCCGCTCACGTCTGTGGGAGGCCCCCGCCGCGGCTGCGACAACCGAACCGGTCGCGGGCGAGGGCCCGTTGGCCGGGCCCGGGGTGGCCGACTTCCTGGCCGCCGCGCCCTTCCTGGCCCTGTCCAGCTGGGACACCGACGGCGGCAGTGACACCAGCCCGCGCGGCGAGCGGCAGCCGGTGGCCCGCATCCTGGACGGTCGTAGGCTCGTCATCGCCGACCGCAGGGGCAACAAGCGCGCCGACACCCTGCACAACCTGCTCCAGGACGACCGGCTCTCCCTCGCGGCCCTCGTGCCCGGCCGCAGCGGCGTGCTGCATGTCCGCGGGCGCGGCGCGATCACCGACGACCTTGCGCTGCGGGAGACGATGGCGCTGCGGGGCGTACCCCCTCACCTGGCCCTCGTCATCGACGTGGAGCACGCCGAGGTGACCGGCAACGCCGCCGTGGCGGATGCTCGACTGTGGGACCCGGGCCGGGCGGAGAGCGGCGAGGCGCCCGACATGATGGCCCTCGGCAGCGCGCACCTTGCCGCCAACTCGGCTGAATCCGGGCGAGGTTCGGCATGGTTGATCAAGGCCTTCGCCGCGATCCCGGGAGTGTCCCGGCTGATGCGCAAGGTGATGGACCGCGGCTACCGCTTCGCCCTGCAAAAGGAGGGCTACGAGGAAGTGCGGATTCCTGCCGGCACCCGTACCGGTGAGCCGGCGCGGCCGAGCGAGGCGGACGGTGCGCTGCGGCAGGTGCGCGTGGCCGAGGTGCGGCAGGAGACACCGACGGCCCGCACCCTCGTCCTGCGGGACGCATCCGAGGAGGAGAGGCCCTTCGACTTCCGGCCCGGGCAGTTCTTCACCCTGATCGTGGACGTCGCCGGCCACCCGGTACGACGCGCCTACTCGGCGTCGTCCGCCCCCGGCGCCACGCACCTCGACGTCACCGTCAAGCAGGTGGACGGCGGGCACTTCTCCACCCACGTCCACCGCGACCTGCGCGTGGGGGACCGCCTCGCCGTGCGCGGGCCGTCCGGCACCTTCCACACCCGGGACGAGCCGCAACGGCACCTCGTCCTCATCGCGGCCGGCAGCGGCATCACACCCATGATGAGCATGATCCGTTCTCGGCTGGCCGACCCGGCGGGTGACGGCCGCATCGCACTGCTCTACAGCAGCCGCACCCACGAAGAGTTCATCTTCGCCGACGAACTGGCCCGGCTGGAGAAGGAGCACCCGGAACGCTTCACCGTCACCCACGTCCTGACCCGGCGGGACGGCCGGCTCGATGCCCGAGGGGTGCGGCACTGGGTCACCACCGAGGCCGCTCGGGCCCTTCCCGACGGTGCGCACCACTACCTCTGCGGCCCGGAGGCGCTGATGGACACCGTGCAGGGCGTCATGCGTGAACTGGGTGTCCCGGACGAGCGCGTGCACCAGGAGCGCTTCACCGCTGCCGCGACTCCGGCCGCGGTGGCGGGCCCGCAGCAGATGCGGGTCGAGGAGGGCGGCGCGCCCGTGGGCGCCACGATCGTCGAGCCGGGCCAGACCCTTCTCGACGCGGGCCTCGCCGCCCGCCTGCCGATGCCGTACTCCTGCACCGTCGGCAACTGCGGAGACTGTGCGGTGCGGCTACGGGATGGCGACGTCACGCAGGCCGAGCCCAACTGCCTCACGCCCGAGCAGCGGGCCGACGGGTATGTGCTGGCGTGTGTGAGTTGCCCGCTGTCGAACGTGACTCTCGACATCGGGCCGCAGCCGCCACTCGCCTGA
- a CDS encoding cytochrome P450 has protein sequence MTYPAQAEDFHLSAPVRLWEDGFAADSHSYYEALRAQGPVGHAELAPGVPAYVVTDRRAALDLLHDTEAWSHDPRPWEETVDGDAPILGMMRWRPNALFNDGELHGRYRRSLSDAFDLVEPHDLRERVHRAVDVLAAGMASRGRADLVSEFARPLMSLVFNDLFGLPDSESDRLQDAIARVMDGGDQAARGEEEFGRYILDLVAAKSAQRGQDLTSWLLDHPLGLTPEEVTWQVFLMLGAGHEPTANLVSNALSRILGNPAYYSTLTSGSRPVMDAVVEVLRHETPLANYGIHFARKPLTFHGVWVRAAVPVVISYGAIGLTAEEAAKQSPVARHPQDASHLSWSAGEHSCPVKQHTLLIATEAIERLTQWLPDLEPTTPREQLTWRTGPFNRSLTELPVRFVPRTASQSGASE, from the coding sequence ATGACGTATCCCGCGCAGGCCGAGGACTTCCACCTGTCCGCGCCGGTCCGCCTGTGGGAGGACGGCTTCGCCGCCGACTCGCACAGCTACTACGAGGCCCTGCGCGCCCAGGGCCCGGTCGGCCACGCCGAACTCGCCCCCGGCGTACCCGCGTACGTCGTCACGGACCGGCGGGCCGCCCTCGACCTGCTCCACGACACCGAGGCCTGGTCGCACGACCCGCGGCCGTGGGAGGAGACCGTCGACGGCGACGCGCCGATCCTCGGCATGATGCGGTGGCGGCCCAACGCCCTGTTCAACGACGGCGAGTTGCACGGGCGCTACCGGCGCTCCCTCTCCGACGCCTTCGACCTCGTGGAGCCGCACGACCTGCGCGAGCGGGTGCACCGCGCCGTGGACGTGCTGGCCGCAGGGATGGCGTCCCGGGGGCGGGCCGACCTCGTGAGCGAGTTCGCCCGCCCGCTGATGTCGCTGGTCTTCAACGACCTCTTCGGGCTGCCGGACAGCGAGAGCGACCGCCTCCAGGACGCGATCGCGCGGGTGATGGACGGCGGCGACCAGGCGGCGCGCGGCGAGGAGGAGTTCGGGCGCTACATCCTGGACCTCGTCGCCGCCAAGAGCGCGCAGCGCGGCCAGGACCTCACCAGCTGGCTGCTCGACCACCCCCTCGGCCTCACCCCCGAGGAGGTCACCTGGCAGGTCTTCCTCATGCTCGGCGCGGGCCACGAGCCCACGGCCAACCTCGTCTCCAACGCCCTGTCGCGGATCCTCGGCAACCCGGCGTACTACTCGACGCTGACCAGCGGCTCCCGGCCGGTCATGGACGCGGTCGTCGAGGTCCTGCGGCACGAGACTCCGCTGGCCAACTACGGCATCCACTTCGCCCGCAAGCCGCTCACGTTCCACGGCGTGTGGGTGCGCGCCGCCGTCCCCGTCGTCATCTCCTACGGGGCCATCGGACTCACCGCGGAGGAGGCGGCCAAGCAGTCACCGGTCGCCCGTCACCCGCAGGACGCCTCGCACCTGTCCTGGTCGGCCGGTGAGCACTCCTGCCCGGTCAAGCAGCACACCCTGCTCATCGCCACCGAGGCCATCGAACGCCTCACCCAGTGGCTCCCCGACCTGGAGCCGACCACTCCGCGCGAGCAACTGACGTGGCGCACCGGGCCGTTCAACCGCTCCCTGACGGAACTGCCCGTCCGCTTCGTGCCCCGTACCGCATCCCAGTCAGGAGCGTCCGAGTGA
- a CDS encoding TetR/AcrR family transcriptional regulator — translation MASADRRLTPRRKPRQVRAELTRERILNSAAHVFAEYGYAAGTTNRIAEHAHMSIGSLYQYFPNKDAILAELLVRHIDRGAWTGADRIELTPGSLRDLVRSLVRDAIDHHREDPQLLRIMIEQAPVSSELIEAVDQHGATRVAQLRDLLARHPDVHVQDLDMAAELILGTVELNTHKLMATPHAVQVERLEKELVDMITLYLQAGK, via the coding sequence ATGGCATCGGCCGATCGCCGCCTCACCCCACGTCGCAAGCCCCGCCAGGTACGCGCCGAGCTCACCCGCGAGCGCATCCTCAACTCGGCTGCTCACGTTTTCGCGGAGTACGGCTACGCCGCCGGCACCACCAACCGCATCGCCGAGCACGCCCACATGTCGATCGGATCGCTGTACCAGTACTTCCCGAACAAGGACGCCATCCTCGCCGAGCTGCTGGTGCGGCACATCGACCGCGGCGCCTGGACAGGGGCCGACCGGATCGAGCTGACGCCCGGCAGCCTGAGGGACCTGGTGCGCTCCCTGGTACGTGACGCGATCGACCACCACCGCGAAGACCCGCAACTGCTGCGGATCATGATCGAGCAGGCACCGGTCTCCAGCGAACTGATCGAGGCGGTCGACCAGCACGGCGCGACGCGCGTCGCCCAGCTGCGCGATCTGCTCGCACGGCATCCGGACGTCCACGTACAGGATCTCGACATGGCCGCCGAACTGATCCTGGGAACGGTCGAGTTGAACACCCACAAGCTCATGGCGACGCCCCACGCCGTTCAGGTCGAACGCCTGGAGAAGGAACTGGTCGACATGATCACGCTGTATCTGCAGGCCGGGAAATAG
- a CDS encoding glycosyltransferase family 2 protein — protein MYDVTVIVPAHNEEAGLPATLESIAAQTVPPRRVIVVDDASVDATGEVARRYGAEVLRPRSNLGSKAKAQNHALPHCTSELVLAVDADTVLAPDYIEKVAPVFADPRVTIAAGNVQTRFARTLWERGRSVEYLHGFHWQRPIQAGAGSPMVCSGCCSMFRRSALGKHGFPERTIVEDMDFTWSEQIAGRRAVYVGEAVAWAADPESLLYLRKQVWRWMAGFCQNVRLHAGQLALRKPMLALWVVLALMEILLAPLWWGAPLVLTFGFGRPAVETFGWWLGSELALTLPPLIYASRRRRVPLRSVLVNLLCVYPTKLVNVVYAWKAVVVELVLVPLGRSKGLVVYEKGRAPTAI, from the coding sequence ATGTATGACGTGACAGTGATCGTGCCCGCGCACAACGAGGAGGCCGGGCTTCCGGCGACCCTGGAGTCGATCGCGGCACAGACCGTGCCGCCGCGCAGGGTGATCGTGGTGGACGACGCGTCCGTCGACGCCACCGGCGAGGTCGCGAGACGGTACGGCGCCGAGGTTCTGCGCCCGCGGAGCAACCTCGGCAGCAAGGCGAAGGCGCAGAACCACGCGCTGCCGCACTGCACTTCGGAGCTCGTCCTCGCGGTGGACGCGGACACGGTGCTCGCGCCCGACTACATCGAGAAGGTCGCGCCGGTCTTCGCCGACCCGCGCGTGACGATCGCGGCGGGCAATGTGCAGACCCGGTTCGCCCGGACGCTGTGGGAGCGGGGCCGGTCGGTGGAGTATCTGCACGGATTCCACTGGCAGCGGCCGATCCAGGCGGGCGCGGGCAGCCCGATGGTGTGCTCGGGGTGCTGCTCGATGTTCCGACGCAGCGCCCTTGGGAAGCACGGGTTCCCCGAGCGGACCATCGTGGAGGACATGGACTTCACGTGGTCCGAGCAGATCGCGGGGCGGCGCGCGGTGTACGTGGGCGAAGCGGTGGCATGGGCGGCCGACCCGGAGAGCCTGCTGTATCTGCGCAAGCAGGTGTGGAGGTGGATGGCGGGCTTCTGTCAGAACGTCCGGCTGCACGCAGGGCAGTTGGCGCTGCGCAAGCCGATGCTCGCGCTGTGGGTGGTCCTCGCGCTGATGGAGATTCTCCTCGCCCCGCTGTGGTGGGGCGCGCCCCTGGTGCTCACCTTCGGGTTCGGACGACCTGCCGTGGAGACGTTCGGCTGGTGGCTCGGGTCCGAACTCGCACTGACCCTTCCGCCGTTGATCTATGCGTCGCGCCGACGGCGGGTGCCGTTGAGATCGGTGCTGGTGAATCTCCTGTGTGTGTATCCGACCAAGCTCGTCAATGTCGTCTACGCCTGGAAGGCGGTCGTGGTGGAGCTGGTCCTGGTGCCGCTGGGCCGGTCGAAAGGCCTGGTCGTGTACGAGAAGGGGCGGGCGCCGACGGCCATATGA
- a CDS encoding peptidase C39 family protein — protein sequence MSPVKEAPVRPIIVVPFESDTSPALLSRLGHLDVPERWHAVDRSAHAPHIVAVPGDDDDATDWTGAALVSARPGTAYLKIVDAVGDVQAAAAAVVAHARDQGLAQVKWEGWTASSEDAASAGFTPLRAPFTPPDDATEPATGDATGPATGDTAGPVTGYVRWLHDGVLSEPPYYGQTTHFTCGAVTALLAQAHAGTLSTDALDRRAELTLWRDATNFLACEPVGLGVAVRRAWPSTPITVHLDVDRPVLLDHLPDSEQEWRALLQRESRTQAAHIGVPVDARHLSLAAIRAALGRQEHVLLLVSLAAMQGFDVPHWVLCHGVVPGAVVIEDPWASAAAGDTWVDAHLLPVADASLDEMATVSADRFRGAVSIGHAPEPAP from the coding sequence ATGTCCCCCGTCAAGGAAGCCCCCGTGCGCCCTATCATCGTCGTCCCGTTCGAGTCCGATACGTCACCGGCCTTGCTGAGCCGCCTCGGCCACCTCGACGTGCCTGAGCGCTGGCACGCGGTCGACCGTTCCGCCCATGCCCCGCACATCGTCGCCGTCCCGGGCGACGATGACGACGCCACGGACTGGACCGGCGCCGCGCTCGTGTCGGCGCGCCCGGGCACCGCCTATCTGAAGATCGTCGACGCGGTCGGTGATGTGCAGGCGGCTGCCGCGGCGGTCGTCGCCCACGCGCGCGACCAGGGCCTCGCGCAGGTCAAGTGGGAAGGCTGGACGGCGAGTTCGGAGGACGCCGCGTCCGCCGGCTTCACCCCGCTGCGTGCACCGTTCACGCCGCCCGACGACGCGACGGAGCCTGCTACGGGAGACGCGACAGGGCCTGCTACCGGTGACACGGCAGGGCCCGTCACCGGATACGTACGCTGGCTGCACGACGGCGTGCTGAGCGAGCCCCCGTACTACGGCCAGACCACCCACTTCACATGCGGCGCCGTCACCGCCCTGCTCGCGCAGGCGCACGCGGGGACACTGTCGACCGACGCGCTCGACCGCCGGGCCGAGCTGACGCTGTGGCGCGATGCGACCAACTTCCTTGCGTGCGAGCCCGTAGGCCTTGGTGTCGCCGTGCGCCGGGCGTGGCCGTCGACGCCCATCACGGTCCATCTCGACGTGGACCGGCCCGTCCTGCTCGACCATCTCCCGGACAGCGAACAGGAATGGCGCGCCCTGCTGCAACGGGAGTCCCGTACGCAGGCCGCACACATCGGCGTCCCCGTCGACGCACGCCACCTTTCCCTGGCCGCGATCCGCGCCGCGCTCGGCCGGCAGGAACACGTGCTGCTCCTGGTGTCGCTCGCCGCGATGCAGGGCTTCGACGTGCCGCACTGGGTGCTCTGCCACGGCGTAGTCCCCGGAGCCGTCGTGATCGAGGACCCGTGGGCGAGCGCGGCGGCGGGGGACACCTGGGTCGACGCCCATCTGCTGCCCGTCGCCGATGCGTCGCTCGACGAGATGGCCACCGTCTCGGCGGACCGCTTCCGCGGCGCCGTGAGCATCGGTCACGCGCCGGAACCCGCTCCGTAG
- a CDS encoding cytochrome P450 family protein translates to MTETASSPRIAIDPFGADLPAEAARLRAAGSVVPVALPGGIPAWAPTRYDTLRSLILDPQVSKDPRKHWSLWPEIGEHPEWGWVLGWVGVVNMLSTYGPDHTRLRKLVAPSFTARRTELMRPRVEKITEELLAALDAAAADEVVDLRALYANQLPMQLICELFGVPDHLLGPVERLVDAIMDTSDPSPEHGAFVQEQIAAVLPAIIAHRTEHPGDDMTTELLRVRAEDGDRLSDEELLYTLLLVIGAGFETTVNLIGNAVVALLTHPEQLAAVRSGEIAWDAVIDETLRVHPSIASLPLRFAVTDVTVDGVTIPAGDAILTTYAASGYDPEHYGPTASEFDATHAADDHMSFGIGVHRCIGAPLARLEARTALPALFDRYPNLRLDVGEEELRQVPSFIAYGWQQIPVRLHG, encoded by the coding sequence GTGACCGAGACCGCGTCTTCGCCCCGTATCGCCATCGACCCGTTCGGCGCCGACCTGCCGGCCGAGGCCGCCCGACTGCGCGCGGCGGGATCCGTGGTCCCCGTCGCACTGCCCGGCGGCATCCCGGCCTGGGCACCGACCCGCTACGACACCCTCCGGTCGCTGATCCTGGATCCGCAGGTGAGCAAGGACCCGCGCAAGCACTGGTCGCTCTGGCCCGAGATCGGCGAACACCCCGAGTGGGGCTGGGTGCTCGGCTGGGTCGGCGTGGTCAACATGCTCTCCACCTACGGCCCCGACCACACGCGGCTGCGCAAGCTCGTCGCACCCAGCTTCACCGCCCGCCGCACCGAGCTGATGCGCCCCCGCGTCGAGAAGATCACCGAGGAGCTCCTCGCGGCCCTGGACGCGGCGGCGGCCGACGAGGTCGTGGATCTGCGCGCCCTGTACGCCAACCAGTTGCCGATGCAGCTGATCTGCGAACTCTTCGGCGTACCCGACCACTTGCTCGGCCCGGTCGAGCGTCTCGTCGACGCCATCATGGACACCTCCGACCCGAGCCCCGAGCACGGCGCGTTCGTGCAGGAGCAGATCGCCGCCGTGCTGCCGGCGATCATCGCCCACCGCACCGAGCACCCCGGCGACGACATGACCACCGAGCTGCTGCGGGTGCGCGCGGAGGACGGCGACCGGCTCAGCGACGAGGAGCTGCTCTACACCCTGCTCCTCGTCATCGGCGCCGGCTTCGAGACGACGGTCAACCTGATCGGCAACGCGGTCGTCGCCCTGCTCACCCACCCCGAACAGCTCGCCGCCGTCCGCTCGGGCGAGATCGCCTGGGACGCCGTCATCGACGAGACGCTGCGCGTGCACCCCTCCATCGCCAGCCTGCCGCTGCGGTTCGCGGTCACCGACGTGACCGTCGACGGGGTGACGATCCCGGCGGGCGACGCCATCCTCACCACGTACGCCGCCTCGGGCTACGACCCCGAGCACTACGGGCCCACGGCCTCGGAGTTCGACGCGACCCACGCGGCCGACGACCACATGTCCTTCGGTATCGGCGTCCACCGCTGCATCGGCGCCCCGCTCGCCCGCCTGGAGGCGCGCACCGCCCTGCCCGCCCTCTTCGACCGCTACCCGAACCTGCGTCTCGACGTCGGCGAGGAGGAGCTGCGTCAGGTCCCGTCGTTCATCGCGTACGGCTGGCAGCAGATCCCGGTGCGCCTGCACGGCTGA
- a CDS encoding GTP-binding protein, translating to MASAPSSAKSAPAGAELAPSDPAPAGAKSAVHLPDTARELVKILVTGPFGVGKTTLIDSVSEIRPLHTEEQLTEASAAVDDLAGVREKTTTTVAIDFGRISLKGGAVLYLFGTPGQERFRALWDDIAYGALGALVLVDTRRIDESFEVLGLVEESGLPYAVALNTFPDSRSYTEEQLRLSLDLDDDTPMVICDARDTYSSVDALLALVQHLIDRSFPEPR from the coding sequence ATGGCCTCCGCGCCCTCAAGCGCTAAGTCCGCGCCGGCAGGCGCCGAGCTTGCGCCGTCAGACCCCGCGCCCGCAGGCGCCAAGAGCGCAGTGCATCTCCCGGACACCGCACGGGAGTTGGTGAAGATCCTGGTCACAGGACCCTTCGGGGTGGGCAAGACCACCCTGATCGACTCCGTCTCCGAGATCCGCCCGCTGCACACCGAGGAGCAGCTCACCGAGGCGTCGGCCGCGGTCGACGACCTCGCGGGTGTGCGGGAGAAGACGACCACGACCGTCGCCATCGACTTCGGGCGGATCAGCCTCAAGGGCGGCGCCGTCCTTTACCTGTTCGGCACCCCGGGGCAGGAGCGCTTCCGTGCGCTGTGGGACGACATCGCGTACGGCGCGCTCGGTGCCCTCGTGCTGGTCGACACCCGCAGGATCGACGAGTCCTTCGAGGTCCTCGGCCTCGTCGAGGAGTCGGGTCTGCCCTACGCCGTCGCCCTCAACACCTTCCCGGATTCGCGCAGTTACACCGAGGAGCAGCTGCGGCTCTCCCTCGACCTGGACGACGACACCCCGATGGTGATCTGCGACGCCCGCGACACGTACTCCTCCGTCGACGCCCTGCTCGCCCTCGTGCAGCACCTGATCGACCGCAGCTTCCCGGAGCCCCGATGA
- a CDS encoding DUF742 domain-containing protein, with the protein MTGRRSGRPLVPAYLATGGVAQPSRNSLERLSVLTGVGAPWPAGLPAAQHALLRTLDGGSLTVVESAALLELPVSAVRVLAAALVDQGLVGARPPVPPAAQPDPDLLKRVADGLRALKR; encoded by the coding sequence ATGACGGGCCGCCGGAGCGGCCGGCCGCTGGTCCCCGCGTACCTCGCCACCGGCGGGGTCGCGCAGCCCAGCCGCAACAGCCTGGAGCGGCTGTCCGTGCTGACCGGCGTCGGCGCGCCCTGGCCCGCAGGACTGCCCGCCGCGCAGCACGCCCTGCTGCGCACCCTGGACGGCGGCTCGCTCACGGTGGTCGAGTCCGCCGCCCTGCTCGAACTGCCGGTCTCCGCCGTACGGGTGCTCGCCGCCGCACTGGTCGACCAGGGGCTCGTGGGTGCCCGCCCGCCGGTCCCGCCCGCCGCGCAGCCCGATCCCGATCTGTTGAAGAGAGTCGCCGATGGCCTCCGCGCCCTCAAGCGCTAA
- a CDS encoding ATP-binding protein has protein sequence MIEIPELAAGALAAGTVSAFVLGGGLLKARQHSGRQRDETDSLRSRLEASREELEAAREELDDLAAAFASEVAHLSGTRMPAAATHTAHPHYQVPGPLQPDLGGKELAAGLDSVLDGLRTAIAQERKRVDAAARAGMRGATREIQAGLYRLQDVLRGLQERYDDPELAQTLFALDHENEQSLRRAQVAAVVCGAWVGLARGESHLVEAVTGGQSRLAGYERVEIHNHLEDGTGLISHAVEPVAIIVAELLDNALRHSSPDTTVGVHLERVHHGVSVTVDDAGVGMSSDERANAQRMVAGEEPILLSELGDPPRMGLAAIGQLTRQFDLSVDLSSPSPYGGVRAVLLVRDHLLCRIAPEERRPAAAAPRSTRDTTRDVSHDSTHALAADEAPAASASAPAQAAAPAPAATPARPDTPLTDGDELPRRRRVRTEAKPDAQSDARPAPSKPRPAAHRSPEEQAAALGALQAATAAARSAAPGDGEAAQQPHDTAGDRPGTSEGNTPDE, from the coding sequence ATGATTGAGATACCCGAGCTGGCCGCGGGTGCCCTGGCCGCCGGGACCGTGTCGGCGTTCGTGCTCGGCGGCGGCTTGCTGAAGGCCCGTCAACACAGCGGCAGGCAGCGCGACGAGACAGATTCGCTCCGCTCCCGCCTCGAAGCCTCCCGCGAGGAGCTGGAGGCCGCCCGCGAGGAACTCGACGATCTCGCCGCGGCGTTCGCCTCCGAGGTCGCCCACCTGTCCGGCACGCGCATGCCGGCAGCGGCCACCCACACCGCCCACCCGCACTACCAGGTGCCGGGACCCCTGCAGCCCGACCTCGGCGGCAAGGAGCTGGCCGCGGGCCTCGACTCCGTGCTCGACGGGCTGCGCACCGCCATCGCCCAGGAGCGCAAGCGGGTCGACGCCGCCGCCCGTGCCGGGATGCGGGGTGCGACGCGCGAGATCCAGGCGGGCCTGTACCGGCTGCAGGACGTCCTGCGCGGGCTCCAGGAGCGCTACGACGACCCCGAGTTGGCGCAGACGCTGTTCGCGCTCGACCACGAGAACGAGCAGTCGCTGCGCCGGGCGCAGGTCGCCGCCGTGGTCTGCGGGGCCTGGGTCGGGCTCGCTCGCGGGGAGTCGCACCTGGTGGAGGCCGTTACCGGCGGCCAGTCGCGGCTCGCCGGGTACGAGCGGGTGGAGATCCACAACCACCTTGAGGACGGCACCGGGCTGATCTCGCACGCCGTCGAGCCGGTCGCCATCATCGTGGCCGAACTACTCGACAACGCCCTGCGCCACTCCTCGCCCGACACCACCGTGGGCGTGCACCTCGAACGCGTCCACCACGGCGTCAGCGTGACCGTCGACGACGCCGGTGTCGGGATGAGCTCCGACGAACGGGCCAATGCCCAGCGGATGGTGGCGGGGGAGGAGCCCATCCTCCTGTCGGAGCTCGGCGATCCGCCGCGCATGGGGCTCGCCGCGATCGGCCAGCTGACCCGGCAGTTCGACCTGTCCGTAGACCTGTCCTCGCCCTCGCCGTACGGCGGTGTCCGCGCGGTCCTGCTCGTGCGGGACCACCTCCTGTGCCGGATCGCCCCCGAGGAGCGCAGGCCGGCCGCCGCGGCTCCCCGGTCCACCCGCGACACCACGCGCGACGTCTCCCACGACTCCACCCACGCCCTCGCGGCGGACGAGGCGCCGGCGGCATCCGCGTCCGCGCCCGCACAGGCCGCCGCCCCGGCCCCGGCGGCGACACCCGCCCGGCCGGACACCCCGCTCACTGACGGCGACGAACTGCCCCGGCGCCGCCGGGTCCGCACCGAAGCGAAGCCCGACGCACAGTCCGACGCGCGCCCCGCCCCGTCGAAGCCACGGCCCGCCGCGCACCGCAGCCCCGAGGAGCAGGCCGCCGCGCTCGGCGCCCTGCAAGCGGCCACCGCCGCGGCGCGGAGCGCCGCACCGGGGGACGGCGAGGCCGCACAGCAACCGCACGACACCGCGGGCGACCGCCCCGGCACCAGTGAAGGGAACACGCCCGATGAGTAG
- a CDS encoding roadblock/LC7 domain-containing protein, with protein sequence MSSRDLGDSAWVLDPILEIPHVQAAVLLTRDGLLSGHTEALTQASAERVAAITSTVQGACRTAAAAFADQETADVRQVVIESDHGYILVAPTAHGTCVAAFGDPEVRLDLLGHRVHSQVARLGEKAMAAAPRGVDGGIAGGTGE encoded by the coding sequence ATGAGTAGCCGTGACCTCGGCGACAGCGCTTGGGTCCTCGATCCGATCCTGGAGATCCCGCACGTCCAGGCCGCCGTCCTGCTCACCAGGGACGGCCTGCTCTCCGGACACACCGAGGCGTTGACGCAGGCTTCCGCGGAGCGCGTCGCCGCCATCACCAGTACCGTGCAGGGCGCCTGTCGCACCGCGGCGGCCGCCTTCGCCGACCAGGAGACCGCGGACGTACGCCAGGTGGTCATCGAGTCCGACCACGGCTACATCCTCGTCGCGCCCACCGCGCACGGCACTTGCGTGGCCGCCTTCGGAGACCCCGAGGTACGGCTCGATCTGCTCGGCCACCGTGTCCACTCGCAGGTGGCCAGGCTCGGCGAGAAGGCCATGGCGGCCGCGCCCCGCGGGGTCGACGGCGGCATCGCCGGCGGCACTGGGGAATGA